A part of Cryptococcus neoformans var. grubii H99 chromosome 6, complete sequence genomic DNA contains:
- a CDS encoding alpha-amylase, giving the protein MLVHQAALALIPLFALLPVYALDADAMRSRSVYQVIVDRFARNSSSTGDCNAADRKYCGGTWSALVDKLDYIQGMGFDTVWISPVVENIGGTTSEGEAYHGYWTLDPDSLNSNFGSAEDLKTLSSSLHARGMYLQVDVVVNHVAATATSNFQPSAAYGPFSASEDYHPFCFITDYNNQTMVEQCWLGDDTVALADLNTENDSVVSYWNKWIKDLVSNYTIDAIRIDTVKHVRHSFWPDFVNAAGVFNQGEVLLGDAPYVASYQKNASINPFNYPMYYPLVRAFNGTGQSFSEFISMVSDINGNFTDPTLLGNFLDNHDNARFESFVTDASLIKNAHAVIFAIDGIPYVYYGSEAGFNGGNDPENREPMWTSNYDTNSDMYKFFTALNAVRSAAGNASSTFYTDKMTVSTPSESTLLVAKKPLMSVFSNSGSSASNTSVSVDSSSSGWAASTNVIDALTCESFTTDGSGNLAVTIYKGEPRVLIEDSQKGSLCGGSSSSPSTSSNESGAGMTTKVGGWVALAGVFVAGLQILL; this is encoded by the exons ATGCTTGTCCATCAAGCAGCCCTCGCGCTCATCCCCCTCTTCGCACTCCTTCCAGTATATGCCCTTGATGCTGATGCGATGCGCTCGCGCAGCGTGTACCAAGTCATCGTAGATCGATTTGCGCgcaattcttcttcaaccggCGATTGTAATGCAGCTGACCGCAAATATTGCGGTGGTACCTGGTCCGCTCTGGTCGATAAACTCGACTATATTCAGGGAATGGGCTTTGACACTGTCTGGATATCTCCGGTCGTCGAGAACATTGGCGGTACTACCAGCGAAGGCGAGGCGTATCACGGTTACTGGACTCTTGATCCCGACTCCCTCAACTCCAACTTTGGGTCCGCCGAAGACCTCAAGACTTTGAGTTCTTCATTGCACGCCAGGGGAATGTACCTTCAGGTCGACGTCGTCGTTAACCACGTCGCTGCCACTGCTACCTCTAACTTCCAACCCTCCGCAGCATACGGTCCTTTCAGTGCTTCTGAAGACTACCATCCCTTCTGCTTCATCACTGACTACAACAATCAGACCATGGTTGAGCAATGTTGGCTTGGTGACGACACTGTCGCTTTGGCCGATTTGAACACTGAGAATGACAGTGTTGTTTCTTACTGGAACAAATGGATCAAAGACCTTGTTTCCAACTACACTATCGATGCCATTCGAATTGATACCGTCAAGCATGTTCGTCACAGTTTCTGGCCGGATTTCGTCAACGCTGCCGGCGTCTTCAACCAGGGTGAGGTTCTCTTAGGGGACGCACCTTATGTCGCTAGTTACCAGAAAAATGCCTCTATCAACCCTTTCAACTACCCCATGTATTACCCTCTTGTTCGCGCTTTCAATGGCACTGGACAGAGCTTCAGCGAGTTCATCAGCATGGTTTCTGATATAAATGGCAACTTCACCGACCCTACCCTTCTCGGTAATTTCTTGGACAACCACGATAACGCGAGGTTTGAGAGCTTTGTCACAGACGCGTCA TTGATCAAAAATGCTCATGCTGTCATTTTCGCCATCGATGGTATTCCTTACGTTTATT ACGGGAGTGAAGCCGGCTTCAACGGCGGTAACGACCCTGAGAACCGAGAGCCCATGTGGACCAGCAACTACGACACCAATTCGGACATGTACAAGTTCTTCACTGCTTTAAACGCTGTCcgttctgctgctggcaACGCTTCAAGCACTTTCTATACTGACAAG ATGACTGTCTCGACCCCCTCTGAGAGTACTCTTCTCGTTGCCAAGAAGCCCCTTATGTCTGTTTTCTCTAACAGCGGTTCTTCCGCTTCCAACACCTCTGTTTCTGtcgactcttcttcttccggaTGGGCCGCTTCCACCAATGTCATTGACGCTCTCACTTGCGAGTCTTTCACCACCGACGGTTCCGGAAACCTCGCAGTGACCATCTACAAGGGTGAACCCCGGGTTCTCATCGAGGACAGCCAAAAAGGATCCTTGTGCGGTGGCTCTAGCTCTAGCCCTTCTACAAGCTCTAACGAAAGCGGCGCGGGAATGACCACAAAGGTCGGCGGGTGGGTCGCACTTGCAGGTGTTTTCGTTGCCGGATTGCAGATCCTTCTGTAA